The following are encoded in a window of Amaranthus tricolor cultivar Red isolate AtriRed21 chromosome 2, ASM2621246v1, whole genome shotgun sequence genomic DNA:
- the LOC130805581 gene encoding uncharacterized protein LOC130805581 — MDFVLGFPRTRAGNDTLWVIVDRLTKSAKFIPMNCKWDMEQLARAYIKDVIRPDMLVQMTEQVKLIREKIKAAQDRQKSYADLRRRPNEFEVGDKVLLCVSLIKGVVRFGARGKLSPCFIGPYDIVEKVGKLAYRLALPNALELDESLTYEEQLVRILDAKVHSTRRKDITMVKVLWSNHRSQEATWETEYSMREQYPHFFSQVSKLRGRNFDKGGGRR; from the exons ATGGACTTTGTGTTGGGTTTTCCACGAACAAGAgccggtaatgatactctttgggttatcgtGGACAGACTTACTAAGTCGGCAAAGTTTATTCCAATGaattgtaagtgggatatggaacaacttgctcgtgcttATATTAAGGACGTGATTC gacctgatatgcttgttcaaATGACTGAACAAGTGAAGTTAATTCGCGAGAAAATAAAAGCAGCCCAAGATAGACAAAAATcttacgccgatctccgacgtcggcctaaTGAATTTGAAGTGGGTGACAAGGTTCTACTTTGTGTGTCTCTAATAAAAGGAGTAGTTcgctttggtgctcgtggaaaaTTAAGCCCATGTTTCATAGGTCCTTATGACATTGTGGAGAAAGTAGGGAAGTTAGCCTATCGATTAGCATTGCCTAATGCTCTGG aacttgatgagagcctaacctatGAGGAACAGCTTGTCCGGATATTGGATGCGAAGGTCCATAGTACTCGTCGGAAGGATATCACCATGGTTAAAGTATTATGGTCCAATCAccgctcacaagaggcaacctgGGAGACAGAATACTCCATGCGAGAGCAGTATCCTCACTTTTTCTCTcaagttagtaagttacggggacgtaacttcgaTAAGGGGGGTGGAAGGCGATAG